The following are encoded in a window of Panicum virgatum strain AP13 chromosome 5N, P.virgatum_v5, whole genome shotgun sequence genomic DNA:
- the LOC120676849 gene encoding transmembrane protein 33 homolog isoform X2: protein MGEASSSSSWPSRGAAAAAAYDYERDPRWAEYRASSAVPTHLITDPYVRAHLQHKFYRRFVNSDFPVEGMSSTISTQPSASSGGASTSASENARPPDPGTNSAGPMRSRLSLHLDQRSLHFSVNAWVLIVALIGIFPLAPRSLQYKGYRLSLLGTTCTTGYALFALYRIPRAGNLQAIRAWCHHVTSSKDFIPFMYCLMFVTSKLHLKLVLVPVICWALEHVARFLRRHFTSSSLYRTYLEQPCTWVEANTTAVHFLRSNAEILLGFLLILSLFSRQRNAMQTFMYWQLLKLMYHSPFTAGYHRAIWLKIGRTINPYIHRYTPFLHDPINAGMRWWFR from the exons ATGGGCGAGGCGTCTTCCTCGTCCTCCTGGCCATccaggggtgcggcggcggcggcggcgtacgacTACGAGCGCGACCCGCGGTGGGCGGAGTAccgggcgagctccgccgtgccgaCGCACCTCATCACCGACCCCTACGTCCGCGCCCACCTCCAGCACAAGTTCTACCGCCGCTTCGTC AATTCTGATTTTCCTGTAGAAGGAATGTCTTCAACCATCTCTACCCAGCCCTCAGCATCTTCAGGTGGTGCATCGACTTCAGCTAGTGAAAATGCAAGGCCTCCTGATCCAg GCACTAATTCTGCTGGACCGATGCGAAGCAGACTATCATTGCATTTGGACCAGCGGTCCTTACATTTTTCTGTTAATGCTTGG GTCCTTATTGTTGCCTTGATTGGCATCTTTCCATTGGCACCACGATCTCTTCAGTACAAGGGATATAGGTTGTCACTTCTTGGCACAACATGTACAACGGGCTATGCTTTGTTTGCTCTTTACAGG ATACCCCGAGCAGGGAATTTGCAGGCTATTCGGGCATGGTGTCACCATGTAACTTCATCAAAGGATTTTATACCATTCATGTACTGCCTTATGTTTGTTACATCTAAACTGCACTTGAAGC TTGTTTTGGTACCTGTAATTTGTTGGGCACTTGAACATGTTGCCAGATTTCTGCGGCGCCATTTTACTAGTTCATCTTTATACAG AACATACTTGGAGCAGCCCTGTACATGGGTTGAGGCGAATACTACTGCAGTCCACTTTCTACGTTCAAATGCAGAGATTTTGTTGGGCTTCCTTTTGATCCTATCTTTGTTCTC GCGACAACGAAATGCTATGCAAACATTCATGTATTGGCAG TTGCTGAAGCTCATGTACCATTCTCCCTTCACTGCTGGTTATCATAGAGCTATCTGGCTTAAAATTGGGCGGACAATCAACCCCTACATCCACCGGTACACCCCTTTCCTTCATGATCCGATAAATGCTGGCATGAGATGGTGGTTCAGGTAG
- the LOC120676849 gene encoding transmembrane protein 33 homolog isoform X1, with the protein MGEASSSSSWPSRGAAAAAAYDYERDPRWAEYRASSAVPTHLITDPYVRAHLQHKFYRRFVNSDFPVEGMSSTISTQPSASSGGASTSASENARPPDPVASVGTNSAGPMRSRLSLHLDQRSLHFSVNAWVLIVALIGIFPLAPRSLQYKGYRLSLLGTTCTTGYALFALYRIPRAGNLQAIRAWCHHVTSSKDFIPFMYCLMFVTSKLHLKLVLVPVICWALEHVARFLRRHFTSSSLYRTYLEQPCTWVEANTTAVHFLRSNAEILLGFLLILSLFSRQRNAMQTFMYWQLLKLMYHSPFTAGYHRAIWLKIGRTINPYIHRYTPFLHDPINAGMRWWFR; encoded by the exons ATGGGCGAGGCGTCTTCCTCGTCCTCCTGGCCATccaggggtgcggcggcggcggcggcgtacgacTACGAGCGCGACCCGCGGTGGGCGGAGTAccgggcgagctccgccgtgccgaCGCACCTCATCACCGACCCCTACGTCCGCGCCCACCTCCAGCACAAGTTCTACCGCCGCTTCGTC AATTCTGATTTTCCTGTAGAAGGAATGTCTTCAACCATCTCTACCCAGCCCTCAGCATCTTCAGGTGGTGCATCGACTTCAGCTAGTGAAAATGCAAGGCCTCCTGATCCAg TGGCTTCTGTAGGCACTAATTCTGCTGGACCGATGCGAAGCAGACTATCATTGCATTTGGACCAGCGGTCCTTACATTTTTCTGTTAATGCTTGG GTCCTTATTGTTGCCTTGATTGGCATCTTTCCATTGGCACCACGATCTCTTCAGTACAAGGGATATAGGTTGTCACTTCTTGGCACAACATGTACAACGGGCTATGCTTTGTTTGCTCTTTACAGG ATACCCCGAGCAGGGAATTTGCAGGCTATTCGGGCATGGTGTCACCATGTAACTTCATCAAAGGATTTTATACCATTCATGTACTGCCTTATGTTTGTTACATCTAAACTGCACTTGAAGC TTGTTTTGGTACCTGTAATTTGTTGGGCACTTGAACATGTTGCCAGATTTCTGCGGCGCCATTTTACTAGTTCATCTTTATACAG AACATACTTGGAGCAGCCCTGTACATGGGTTGAGGCGAATACTACTGCAGTCCACTTTCTACGTTCAAATGCAGAGATTTTGTTGGGCTTCCTTTTGATCCTATCTTTGTTCTC GCGACAACGAAATGCTATGCAAACATTCATGTATTGGCAG TTGCTGAAGCTCATGTACCATTCTCCCTTCACTGCTGGTTATCATAGAGCTATCTGGCTTAAAATTGGGCGGACAATCAACCCCTACATCCACCGGTACACCCCTTTCCTTCATGATCCGATAAATGCTGGCATGAGATGGTGGTTCAGGTAG
- the LOC120676850 gene encoding 5'-deoxynucleotidase HDDC2-like produces the protein MAVSSRMPSQPAARGLLRRTPPRILPVERAPGRLALAVRAVSGSPGPGGSPVPRRSPAPADAAAVAPTSAPSSASSAIDFLTLCHRLKTTKRKGWINHSIKGPESIADHMYRMALMALIAGDLPSVDRERCIKIAIVHDIAEAIVGDITPSDGIPKAEKSRREQAALDEMCEVLGGGPIADEIKGLWEEYENNSSIEANLVKDFDKVEMILQALEYEKEHGKVLDEFFLSTAGKFQTEIGKSWAAEVNARRKEGCKKQ, from the exons ATGGCGGTGAGCTCGCGGATGCCCTCCCAGCCCGCGGCGCGGGGCCTCCTGCGCCGCACCCCGCCGCGCATCCTCCCCGTCGAGCGCGCGCCGGGCCGCCTCGCCCTGGCCGTCCGCGCCGTCTCCGGGAGCCCCGGGCCGGGCGGATCGCCAGTGCCCAGGCggtccccggcgccggcggacgccgcggccgtggcgccgacctccgcgccgtcgtcggcctcctcggccatcGATTTCCTCACCCTGTGCCATCGCCTCAAG ACCACTAAAAGGAAAGGATGGATAAATCATAGCATCAAGGGCCCTGAATCTATTGCTGATCACATGTACCGTATGGCCTTAATGGCACTGATTGCTGGTGACCTTCCCTCTGTGGATCGAGAAAG GTGCATCAAAATTGCTATTGTGCATGACATTGCTGAAG CTATTGTTGGTGACATTACCCCATCGGATGGTATACCTAAGGCTGAAAAAAGCCGGCGTGAACAAGCAGCTCTTGATGAAATGTGTGAAGTTCTTGGTGGTGGTCCAATAG CTGATGAGATTAAGGGGCTGTGGGAAGAATATGAGAACAATTCTTCTATTGAAGCCAATCTTGTAAAAGATTTCGATAAA GTGGAAATGATTCTCCAAGCATTAGAATATGAGAAAG AACATGGCAAAGTGCTAGATGAGTTCTTTCTCTCCACTGCTG GCAAGTTCCAGACAGAGATCGGTAAGAGCTGGGCTGCTGAAgtgaatgcaaggagaaagGAGGGATGCAAAAAGCAGTAG